The following proteins are co-located in the Myroides profundi genome:
- a CDS encoding cytochrome c3 family protein, protein MKKVGNHNSFSKILFFCLALMLSFTTISFAQDVAKGKELFNSNCAACHKLDGNSTGPALRGVVERHDVAWLHKWIKSSSSLIKSGDAAAVKLFNDWNKVVMNDFPGLSDEDIDNILAYTSEEKAAPAPVVGAEGGATSQANNDGVSNIIVLGALVVVLMLLVTMLFFVKRVLNKVVEVNGLTPEVRKSIPLCTAFVKNKFLVIVSVIVLVLFGSYFAYGWMMQVGVDQGYEPVQPIHFSHKIHAGDNGIDCKYCHSAARSSKTSGIPSLNVCMNCHENINEFTGEAGKDYGKYTPEFYTAEIQKLYDAVGWDPSTNKYTGKEKPVKWVRIHNLPDFAYYNHSQHVNVAGLECQTCHGPVEEMEIMRQHSPLTMGWCIDCHRKTDVKLESNEYYAKIHKELSEKYGVEKLTVAQMGGLECGKCHY, encoded by the coding sequence ATGAAAAAAGTGGGTAACCATAATTCGTTTTCAAAGATTTTATTCTTTTGTTTAGCGTTAATGCTATCGTTTACTACAATTTCGTTTGCTCAAGATGTAGCAAAAGGTAAGGAATTGTTTAACTCTAACTGTGCTGCATGTCACAAGTTGGATGGAAATTCTACTGGACCAGCTCTTCGTGGAGTAGTTGAACGACATGATGTAGCTTGGCTACACAAGTGGATTAAAAGTAGTTCTTCATTGATTAAATCTGGAGATGCTGCTGCTGTTAAATTATTTAACGACTGGAATAAGGTTGTTATGAATGACTTCCCTGGATTGTCAGACGAAGACATTGATAACATTTTAGCTTATACTTCAGAAGAGAAAGCTGCTCCTGCTCCTGTAGTTGGTGCAGAAGGTGGAGCTACTAGTCAAGCTAACAATGACGGTGTTTCTAATATTATTGTATTAGGGGCTTTAGTTGTTGTATTGATGCTTCTAGTGACTATGCTATTCTTCGTTAAGAGAGTATTAAACAAAGTAGTAGAGGTTAATGGATTAACTCCTGAAGTACGTAAATCAATTCCATTGTGTACAGCATTCGTTAAAAATAAATTTTTAGTGATTGTTTCTGTTATCGTATTAGTGTTATTCGGGTCATACTTTGCGTATGGATGGATGATGCAAGTAGGTGTTGACCAAGGGTATGAGCCAGTACAACCAATTCACTTCTCTCACAAGATTCACGCTGGAGATAACGGTATTGACTGTAAATACTGTCACTCTGCTGCAAGATCTAGTAAAACTTCAGGTATTCCTTCATTGAACGTTTGTATGAACTGTCATGAGAATATCAATGAGTTTACAGGTGAAGCTGGAAAAGACTACGGTAAGTACACTCCAGAATTCTATACTGCAGAGATTCAAAAATTATATGATGCAGTAGGATGGGATCCTTCGACAAATAAATATACTGGAAAAGAGAAACCAGTTAAGTGGGTTAGAATTCACAATCTTCCTGACTTCGCATACTACAACCACTCTCAACACGTAAATGTTGCAGGTTTAGAATGTCAAACTTGTCACGGACCAGTTGAAGAAATGGAAATTATGAGACAACACTCTCCATTAACAATGGGATGGTGTATTGACTGTCACAGAAAAACTGACGTTAAGTTAGAGAGCAATGAGTACTACGCTAAGATTCACAAAGAATTATCAGAGAAGTACGGAGTTGAGAAATTGACTGTAGCTCAAATGGGAGGTTTAGAGTGTGGTAAATGTCACTATTAA
- the truB gene encoding tRNA pseudouridine(55) synthase TruB, translating to MIQYNTEAFQSGQILLIDKPLHWSSFQAVNKIKWLLKKHFDLKKIKVGHAGTLDPLASGLLIICTGKATKQISELQGQIKEYTGTITLGGTTPSYDLETEINQTFPTDHITEALLEEAKLSFMGTTEQRPPIFSALKKDGKRLYEHARKGEEIEIATRPITIEEFELTKTALPNVDFRVVCSKGTYIRSLAYDFGNKVNSGAHLSALRRTKIGDFDVINAVTPEEFEEQVLKAIADNI from the coding sequence ATGATACAATACAATACAGAAGCCTTTCAGAGTGGGCAAATACTATTAATAGACAAACCACTGCACTGGTCATCATTTCAGGCAGTAAACAAAATTAAATGGCTATTAAAAAAGCACTTTGACTTAAAAAAGATTAAAGTAGGACATGCAGGAACTTTAGATCCCTTAGCCTCTGGACTTCTTATCATCTGTACAGGTAAAGCCACAAAACAAATCAGTGAATTACAGGGACAAATAAAAGAATATACAGGCACCATCACACTAGGAGGTACTACTCCATCTTATGACTTAGAGACAGAGATAAACCAGACCTTCCCTACAGATCATATTACAGAGGCTCTGCTAGAAGAAGCAAAACTATCTTTTATGGGAACTACAGAACAGCGTCCTCCTATCTTCTCTGCGCTTAAGAAAGATGGTAAACGTCTGTATGAGCACGCTCGTAAAGGAGAAGAAATAGAGATAGCAACTAGACCTATCACCATAGAAGAGTTTGAATTAACGAAGACAGCTCTTCCTAATGTTGATTTTAGAGTCGTGTGTTCTAAAGGAACTTATATCCGCTCTCTAGCTTATGACTTTGGAAACAAAGTAAACTCTGGAGCACACCTAAGCGCCCTACGCAGAACCAAAATCGGAGACTTCGATGTCATCAACGCAGTCACTCCAGAAGAGTTCGAAGAACAAGTATTAAAAGCAATCGCTGACAATATATAA
- a CDS encoding TAT-variant-translocated molybdopterin oxidoreductase gives MASNKKYWKSVEELNENSSIVESLRNNEFVEEIPTDEFLGDQSKLSSSSTTRRDFLKYVGFSTAAATLAACEGPVVKSIPYVVQPEEIIPGVADYYATTIADGFDFVNVLIKTREGRPIKVDNNRLANAYSGANARVNASVLSMYDSLRLKGSKISGKSASWDEVDAKVRASLQDAKANGGNVVLLTNTMASPSTDKIIAEFIAANPTAKHVVYDAVSSSAAADAYEKAYGVRGLADYDFGAADVIVSVGADILGDWQGGGYDSAYAQKRIPKNGKMSKHIQMEANMSLSGANADVRIPLTVVNQKAALVKLYNAIVGGSASAPAVDKYEDAIKKAASQLKSAGNKGVVVTGLDDVNAQLLVFAINEALQSEAFLPEQTKYVRQGNATQVGQLVKDMNAGKVHTLIMSGVNPVYTLADSAAFVEGLKKVKTSVSFSLKEDETALLSTVAAAAPHYLESWGDVMIRKGHYSVTQPTIRPLFDTRQLQDSLLLWSGSNTAYYDYVKNVGKSYVADKTWNQLVHDGFAVVGTNSKVSASADFSAAASALASAKKVDGLELVFYTKTGMGDGQQANNPWLQEFPDPITRVSWDNYVTVAQADAESLGIKNYHVANGGLNGSYVTIEANGVKLEKVPALIQPGQAQGTIGLAFGYGRKAALKEEMQVGVNAYTLYKDCNGVQGAAITQVGGDHEFACVQLQNTLMSRGDILKDTTLEIFNTKDAEDWNIKPVVSYDHQTVQASTIDIWESFDRSVGHHFNLSIDLNACTGCGACVISCHAENNVPVVGKSEVRRSRDMHWLRIDRYYSSEDTFAGDIEKKVNANGFGEYREVFQELEHPAENPQVAFQPVMCQHCNHAPCETVCPVAATSHGRQGQNHMAYNRCVGTRYCANNCPYKVRRFNWFLYSQNDAFDYNMNDDLGRMVLNPDVVVRSRGVMEKCSLCIQMTQSTILKAKNEGRAIRPNEFETACSAACSSGAMVFGDVNDKESEITKLAESDRAYHLLEHIGTKPNVFYHVKVRNI, from the coding sequence ATGGCATCAAACAAAAAATACTGGAAAAGTGTTGAGGAGCTGAATGAAAATAGTTCTATTGTTGAGTCGCTAAGAAACAATGAGTTTGTTGAAGAAATTCCTACTGATGAATTTCTTGGAGATCAAAGTAAATTGTCTTCTTCATCAACTACTCGTCGAGACTTTTTGAAATATGTAGGTTTTTCTACTGCAGCAGCAACTTTAGCTGCATGTGAGGGACCTGTTGTGAAATCTATTCCGTATGTAGTACAGCCAGAGGAGATTATTCCTGGTGTTGCAGATTATTATGCAACAACTATTGCTGATGGATTTGACTTTGTAAACGTTCTGATCAAAACTCGTGAGGGGCGTCCAATCAAAGTTGATAATAACAGACTAGCTAATGCTTACTCAGGAGCTAACGCTCGTGTGAACGCATCAGTTTTATCAATGTATGATAGCCTTCGTCTGAAAGGATCTAAAATCAGTGGTAAAAGTGCTTCATGGGATGAAGTAGATGCAAAAGTTAGAGCAAGTCTACAAGATGCAAAAGCAAATGGAGGAAACGTTGTATTATTAACAAATACAATGGCTAGCCCATCTACTGATAAAATTATAGCAGAGTTTATCGCTGCTAACCCAACAGCTAAACACGTTGTATATGATGCTGTATCTTCATCTGCTGCTGCAGATGCTTATGAGAAAGCTTATGGTGTACGTGGATTAGCAGATTACGATTTCGGTGCTGCTGATGTAATCGTTTCTGTAGGCGCTGATATCTTAGGAGATTGGCAAGGTGGAGGATACGATTCAGCTTACGCTCAAAAACGTATTCCTAAAAATGGAAAAATGTCTAAGCATATCCAAATGGAGGCAAATATGTCTTTATCAGGAGCTAATGCTGACGTGAGAATTCCTTTAACTGTAGTTAATCAAAAAGCTGCTTTAGTTAAGTTATACAATGCTATCGTAGGAGGAAGTGCTTCTGCTCCAGCTGTAGATAAGTACGAAGATGCTATTAAAAAAGCGGCTAGTCAACTTAAATCTGCTGGAAACAAAGGAGTTGTTGTAACAGGTCTTGATGATGTAAATGCTCAATTATTAGTGTTTGCAATCAACGAAGCGTTACAATCAGAAGCTTTCTTACCAGAGCAAACAAAATATGTTAGACAAGGTAATGCTACTCAAGTAGGACAATTAGTAAAAGATATGAACGCTGGTAAAGTTCACACATTGATTATGTCAGGTGTTAACCCAGTGTATACTTTAGCTGATTCTGCTGCTTTCGTAGAAGGATTGAAAAAAGTAAAAACTTCAGTTTCTTTCTCATTAAAAGAAGATGAAACAGCTTTACTTTCTACTGTTGCTGCTGCAGCTCCACACTACTTAGAGTCTTGGGGAGATGTAATGATCAGAAAAGGTCACTACTCTGTAACTCAACCTACAATCCGTCCATTATTTGATACTAGACAATTACAAGATTCATTATTATTATGGTCAGGAAGCAATACTGCTTACTATGACTATGTTAAGAATGTAGGTAAGTCTTATGTAGCTGATAAAACTTGGAATCAATTAGTACACGATGGTTTTGCTGTTGTTGGAACAAACTCTAAAGTAAGTGCTTCTGCTGATTTCTCAGCTGCTGCATCTGCATTAGCTTCTGCTAAGAAAGTAGATGGTTTAGAGTTAGTATTCTATACTAAAACTGGTATGGGAGACGGGCAACAAGCTAATAACCCTTGGTTACAAGAGTTTCCAGACCCTATCACTCGTGTATCTTGGGATAACTACGTAACTGTAGCTCAAGCTGATGCTGAGTCATTAGGAATCAAGAACTACCACGTTGCTAATGGTGGTCTTAATGGTAGCTATGTTACTATCGAAGCTAACGGTGTTAAATTAGAAAAAGTGCCAGCACTTATCCAACCAGGACAAGCTCAAGGTACTATCGGTTTAGCATTCGGTTACGGTAGAAAAGCTGCATTAAAAGAAGAAATGCAAGTAGGTGTTAATGCTTACACATTATACAAAGACTGTAATGGAGTACAAGGTGCTGCAATTACTCAAGTAGGTGGTGACCACGAGTTCGCTTGTGTTCAGTTACAAAACACTTTAATGAGTAGAGGTGATATCTTAAAAGATACTACATTAGAGATCTTCAATACAAAAGATGCTGAAGACTGGAATATTAAACCTGTGGTTTCTTACGATCACCAGACTGTACAAGCTTCTACTATTGATATCTGGGAATCATTTGATAGATCAGTTGGACATCACTTCAACTTATCAATTGATTTAAATGCATGTACTGGATGTGGTGCTTGTGTTATCTCTTGTCACGCTGAAAATAACGTACCTGTAGTAGGTAAGTCAGAAGTAAGAAGAAGTAGAGATATGCACTGGTTACGTATCGATAGATACTACTCTTCAGAAGATACATTCGCAGGAGATATCGAGAAGAAAGTTAATGCAAATGGATTCGGAGAATACCGTGAAGTGTTCCAAGAATTAGAACATCCAGCTGAAAACCCACAAGTGGCTTTCCAACCAGTAATGTGTCAACACTGTAACCACGCTCCATGTGAGACTGTGTGTCCAGTAGCTGCTACATCTCATGGTCGTCAAGGACAAAACCATATGGCTTATAACCGTTGTGTTGGTACAAGATACTGTGCGAACAACTGTCCTTACAAAGTTAGACGTTTCAACTGGTTCTTATATTCTCAGAACGATGCTTTCGATTACAACATGAATGATGATTTAGGACGTATGGTATTAAACCCAGACGTTGTAGTTCGTTCAAGAGGGGTAATGGAGAAATGTTCATTATGTATCCAAATGACTCAATCTACAATCTTAAAAGCTAAGAATGAAGGAAGAGCAATTCGTCCAAATGAATTTGAAACTGCATGTTCTGCAGCTTGTTCAAGTGGAGCGATGGTATTTGGTGATGTAAATGATAAAGAGTCAGAAATTACTAAATTAGCTGAGTCAGATAGAGCTTACCATTTATTAGAGCACATTGGAACAAAACCAAATGTATTCTATCACGTTAAGGTTAGAAATATCTAG
- a CDS encoding undecaprenyl-diphosphate phosphatase — MDLIQAILLAIVEGLTEYLPVSSTAHMIFVSSAYGIQEDEFVKLFQTAIQFGAILAVVALYWRKFFDFSKLNFYKKLVLAVIPALVLGKLFDEAIDKVLGETIYIAIMLIIGGFVLIFIDKYFKNPKTVREEDITVRQAVTIGFWQCLAMMPGTSRSAASIIGGMQQGLSRQVAAEFSFFLAVPTMAAVTVYSIVLKKYESGRIGYEILLDNPENMKLFLLGNVLAFIVSIIAIKFFIGIIKKYGFKPWGYYRIIAGAILLLYFGYLK, encoded by the coding sequence ATGGATTTAATACAAGCTATCCTCCTAGCCATAGTAGAGGGATTAACAGAGTATCTACCAGTATCTTCTACTGCACACATGATATTTGTAAGTTCTGCTTATGGTATTCAAGAAGACGAATTCGTAAAATTATTTCAAACAGCTATACAGTTCGGAGCTATCCTAGCCGTAGTGGCACTATACTGGAGAAAGTTCTTTGACTTTAGTAAACTGAACTTCTATAAAAAACTAGTCTTAGCAGTTATCCCTGCTCTAGTATTAGGAAAGCTATTTGACGAAGCTATTGACAAGGTATTAGGAGAGACTATCTATATCGCGATTATGTTGATTATTGGTGGTTTTGTATTAATCTTTATAGACAAATACTTTAAAAACCCTAAGACAGTACGCGAAGAAGACATTACTGTTAGACAAGCTGTTACTATTGGATTCTGGCAGTGTCTTGCGATGATGCCAGGTACGAGCCGTTCTGCTGCATCTATCATTGGAGGTATGCAACAAGGACTTTCTAGACAAGTAGCTGCAGAGTTCTCATTCTTCTTAGCTGTGCCTACCATGGCAGCTGTGACTGTGTACTCTATTGTACTAAAGAAATATGAATCAGGAAGAATCGGATATGAGATACTACTTGACAATCCTGAGAATATGAAGTTATTCTTACTAGGGAATGTACTAGCTTTTATCGTATCGATTATCGCTATTAAATTCTTTATCGGAATCATCAAAAAGTACGGTTTTAAACCTTGGGGATACTACAGAATTATAGCTGGAGCTATACTATTATTATACTTCGGATACCTTAAATAA
- the leuS gene encoding leucine--tRNA ligase: MKYYPNEIEAKWQKFWKENQTFKTENNVDKPKYYVLDMFPYPSGAGLHVGHPLGYIASDIFTRYKRQKGFNVLHPQGYDSFGLPAEQYAIQTGQHPAVTTEVNIDRYREQLDKIGFSFDWSREVRTSNADYYKHTQWIFIQLFNSWYNKVSDKAESIDTLVAIFEKEGNANVQAVSDDAIEIFSAAQWNALSADEKEVILLKYRMTYLAETEVNWCPALGTVLANDEIKDGLSERGGHPVVRKKMKQWSMRISAYAERLLQGLEDIDWTESIKESQRNWIGKSVGASVVFNLKESDDTIEVFTTRPDTIFGVSFMTLAPEHDLVRKITTAEQKEAVEAYIDATSKRSERDRMADVKTISGAFTGAYAEHPFTKEPIEIWIGDYVLAGYGTGAVMAVPSGDTRDYAFAKHFGITIKNIFDQDISEEAYAEKEGFLLVESDFLNGLGFKEATLKAIEALEKIGQGKGKTNYRLRDAVFSRQRYWGEPFPVYYVNNLPKMIDKRYLPIVLPEVEKYLPTEDGQPPLGNAAVWAWDTVNNKVVENEKIDGVTVFPLELNTMPGWAGSSWYWMRYMDPQNTEDIASPEALAYWQNVDLYIGGSEHATGHLLYSRFWNKFLKDMGVAPTEEPFKKLINQGMILGTSAFVYRIEGTNKFISKDMIKDEKVQQLYAYVGLVNSSSELDTEGFKAWRPDYANAEFILNASGKYIVGHEVEKMSKSYFNVVNPDDICDEYGADTLRLYEMFLGPLEQAKPWNTAGISGVAGFLKKLWRLYADDNGVIVTNDEPTAEMYKSLHKTIKKVTEDIENFSFNTSVSQFMICVNELSQLKCNHRAILEPLAIVVSPYAPHIAEELWSMLGHTTSVTYAEFPEFNALYLVESAKEYPVSFNGKMRFKIELPLDLSEEEIKAIILSDERTVAQLQGREPKKVIIVPGKIINLVG; this comes from the coding sequence ATGAAGTATTATCCAAACGAAATTGAAGCTAAATGGCAGAAATTTTGGAAAGAAAACCAAACTTTCAAAACAGAGAATAATGTTGACAAGCCTAAGTATTACGTATTAGATATGTTCCCTTACCCATCTGGAGCAGGATTACATGTGGGGCACCCACTCGGATACATAGCTTCGGATATTTTTACTCGTTATAAACGTCAAAAAGGTTTTAATGTTCTTCATCCACAAGGATATGATAGCTTCGGGTTGCCAGCTGAGCAATATGCTATCCAGACAGGACAACACCCTGCTGTGACTACAGAAGTAAATATTGATCGTTATAGAGAACAGTTAGATAAGATCGGTTTTTCATTTGACTGGAGTAGAGAGGTGCGTACTTCGAATGCGGATTATTATAAACACACACAATGGATCTTTATCCAATTGTTCAATTCGTGGTATAATAAAGTAAGTGATAAAGCGGAATCTATAGATACATTAGTAGCTATCTTCGAAAAAGAGGGGAATGCAAATGTACAAGCTGTGTCTGATGATGCAATCGAGATCTTTAGCGCTGCTCAGTGGAATGCGTTATCAGCCGATGAGAAAGAGGTAATTCTATTAAAATACAGAATGACTTACTTAGCAGAAACTGAAGTAAACTGGTGTCCTGCTTTAGGAACGGTATTAGCGAATGATGAGATTAAAGATGGTCTGTCTGAAAGAGGGGGGCATCCTGTAGTTAGAAAAAAAATGAAGCAATGGAGTATGCGTATTTCTGCTTATGCAGAACGTCTACTTCAAGGGCTAGAAGATATCGACTGGACAGAAAGTATTAAAGAGAGCCAAAGAAACTGGATAGGGAAATCTGTGGGAGCATCTGTAGTATTTAACTTGAAAGAAAGTGATGATACAATAGAAGTGTTTACTACTAGACCTGATACTATCTTTGGGGTGAGTTTTATGACTCTTGCTCCAGAGCACGATTTAGTAAGAAAGATTACTACAGCAGAACAAAAAGAAGCTGTAGAAGCTTACATAGATGCTACTTCTAAGAGAAGTGAGCGTGATCGTATGGCTGATGTGAAGACTATCTCTGGTGCATTTACGGGAGCGTATGCGGAGCATCCTTTCACAAAAGAGCCTATCGAAATTTGGATAGGCGATTATGTATTAGCTGGATATGGTACAGGAGCTGTAATGGCTGTTCCATCTGGTGATACAAGAGATTATGCTTTTGCAAAACACTTCGGTATTACAATCAAAAATATCTTTGACCAAGATATCTCAGAAGAGGCGTATGCAGAGAAAGAAGGTTTCTTATTAGTAGAGTCTGATTTCTTAAATGGATTAGGGTTTAAAGAAGCTACTCTTAAGGCTATCGAAGCATTAGAGAAAATAGGACAAGGAAAGGGGAAAACAAACTACCGTTTGCGCGATGCAGTATTTTCACGTCAGCGTTATTGGGGTGAACCATTCCCAGTGTACTATGTGAATAACCTTCCTAAGATGATTGATAAAAGATATTTGCCAATCGTTCTTCCTGAAGTAGAGAAGTATTTGCCAACAGAAGATGGTCAACCACCTTTAGGTAATGCTGCTGTATGGGCGTGGGATACTGTCAATAATAAAGTAGTAGAAAATGAAAAGATAGACGGGGTAACGGTATTCCCTCTAGAGTTAAACACAATGCCTGGGTGGGCTGGTTCTTCTTGGTACTGGATGCGTTATATGGATCCTCAGAATACAGAAGATATCGCTTCTCCAGAGGCATTAGCGTATTGGCAAAATGTAGATTTATATATAGGAGGTAGTGAGCATGCTACAGGACACTTACTATATAGCCGTTTCTGGAACAAATTCTTAAAAGATATGGGAGTGGCTCCAACAGAAGAGCCTTTCAAGAAATTGATTAACCAAGGAATGATTTTAGGTACTTCTGCCTTTGTTTATAGAATAGAGGGAACGAATAAATTCATTTCTAAAGATATGATCAAGGATGAGAAGGTTCAACAGCTATATGCTTATGTTGGATTGGTTAATTCTTCATCAGAATTAGATACAGAAGGATTTAAAGCGTGGAGACCTGATTATGCAAATGCAGAGTTTATATTAAATGCGAGTGGTAAGTATATCGTAGGACATGAAGTAGAGAAGATGTCTAAGTCTTACTTCAACGTAGTGAATCCTGATGATATCTGTGATGAATATGGAGCAGATACACTTCGTCTGTACGAAATGTTCTTAGGGCCATTAGAGCAAGCTAAACCATGGAATACTGCTGGTATCTCTGGTGTAGCAGGTTTCTTAAAGAAATTGTGGAGATTATATGCTGATGATAATGGTGTGATCGTGACAAATGATGAACCAACAGCTGAGATGTATAAATCACTTCACAAAACAATCAAGAAGGTAACTGAGGATATAGAGAACTTCTCTTTCAATACTTCAGTTTCACAGTTTATGATTTGTGTGAATGAATTGTCACAGCTAAAATGTAATCACAGAGCTATTTTAGAACCATTAGCAATTGTGGTTTCTCCTTATGCTCCGCATATTGCTGAGGAGTTATGGTCTATGCTAGGACATACTACATCTGTAACGTATGCAGAGTTTCCAGAATTCAATGCATTATACTTAGTAGAGAGTGCAAAAGAGTATCCTGTGTCGTTTAATGGAAAGATGAGATTCAAGATTGAGTTGCCATTAGACTTATCAGAAGAAGAGATAAAAGCAATCATCTTATCAGACGAAAGAACAGTAGCTCAACTTCAGGGGAGAGAGCCTAAGAAAGTAATTATTGTTCCTGGTAAGATTATTAACTTAGTTGGATAA
- a CDS encoding SPOR domain-containing protein has translation MRFLRNFLVLILVLFTNHVIIAQSSKTTLNEPSAIKELLNKKKNTNTSTTVNDKYKIQIFYGKNAEARAALNNFRRLYPDVNATIIYTNPSYKVLVGNYKTRLEAERNLRAIQKDFELSLLLRPGK, from the coding sequence ATGAGATTTTTAAGAAATTTTCTTGTCTTAATTCTAGTTCTATTTACTAATCACGTAATTATAGCTCAATCGTCTAAAACCACTTTAAACGAACCCTCAGCCATAAAAGAACTACTAAATAAGAAGAAAAATACAAATACGTCAACAACCGTTAACGATAAATACAAAATTCAGATTTTTTATGGCAAAAACGCAGAAGCGAGAGCTGCCTTAAACAACTTTAGAAGACTTTATCCAGATGTTAATGCTACGATAATTTATACCAATCCTTCTTACAAAGTTTTAGTAGGAAATTATAAAACTAGACTAGAAGCAGAACGCAACCTGAGAGCTATTCAAAAAGACTTTGAACTCTCACTTTTATTGCGCCCAGGCAAATAA
- a CDS encoding cell division protein FtsX produces MASSYEKYQKRKLISSYFSVILSIFLVLFLLGSLSLFVINSKKISDNFRENIPMTIFFEKNTSKAELEKFGKKLEKHTYIKEHRFVSKEDAAKEHQETLGEDFVDYLGFNPLQDSYDIHLKGEYVVNDSIDIILKEFNANTAISDIKYDKQLVDLVNENVDKITKWVLIIAAFLTVISMLLINSSLRLLIFSSRFTIKTMQMVGATKRFIRRPFIRHSMKLGLIGSILAIIAITALTFYADSKLPDLNINPKEDYMPLVIVSCGILILGVIITSISTFFATQRFLNLKSDELY; encoded by the coding sequence ATGGCTAGCTCTTATGAAAAATATCAAAAGCGAAAACTAATTTCGTCTTATTTTTCAGTTATACTTAGTATTTTCTTGGTTCTATTCCTATTAGGATCGCTAAGTCTATTCGTTATTAATTCTAAAAAAATCTCTGACAACTTTAGAGAGAATATACCTATGACGATATTCTTTGAAAAGAACACTTCTAAAGCTGAATTAGAGAAATTTGGAAAGAAACTAGAAAAGCATACTTATATAAAGGAGCACCGCTTCGTATCTAAAGAAGATGCTGCTAAAGAGCACCAAGAGACATTAGGTGAAGATTTTGTAGATTACCTAGGGTTCAACCCATTACAAGACTCTTACGATATCCACTTAAAAGGAGAATATGTCGTTAATGACAGTATAGATATTATCCTTAAAGAATTCAATGCTAATACAGCGATAAGCGATATAAAATATGACAAACAGCTAGTAGATCTAGTCAATGAGAATGTAGATAAGATCACGAAGTGGGTGCTTATTATAGCAGCTTTTCTTACAGTTATCTCTATGTTATTAATCAATAGTTCTCTACGTCTATTAATTTTCTCTAGCCGTTTTACGATTAAGACGATGCAAATGGTAGGAGCGACAAAGCGCTTCATAAGACGCCCATTTATCAGACATAGTATGAAGCTTGGGCTAATAGGCTCTATACTAGCTATCATAGCTATCACAGCACTTACATTCTATGCAGACAGTAAGTTACCTGATCTAAATATCAACCCTAAAGAAGACTATATGCCTCTAGTGATCGTATCCTGTGGAATATTAATCTTAGGAGTGATCATCACTAGTATCAGTACATTCTTTGCAACACAAAGATTCTTAAACCTAAAATCAGACGAACTTTATTAA
- a CDS encoding DUF3098 domain-containing protein: MKDQDQNQNVLLFTKKNYIILLVSIALIALSFFLMAGATNDVPTEFNEDIYSFRRIHLAPTVFFIGIGVAVYAIFKKDNK, translated from the coding sequence ATGAAAGATCAAGATCAAAACCAGAATGTACTTCTTTTCACGAAGAAGAACTATATTATACTACTGGTAAGTATAGCTTTAATTGCACTTAGTTTTTTCTTAATGGCTGGTGCTACTAACGATGTTCCTACAGAGTTTAATGAAGACATCTATAGCTTTAGACGTATTCACCTAGCTCCTACAGTATTCTTTATCGGGATAGGAGTAGCAGTTTATGCAATATTTAAAAAAGACAATAAATAA